The proteins below are encoded in one region of Pseudonocardia sp. DSM 110487:
- the dctA gene encoding C4-dicarboxylate transporter DctA: MPEQTTEVAQRAPIYRSLFFQLAVAIVAGIVVGWTVPDLGAALKPLADGFITLIKMVIAPIVFCTVVIGIAHVGDLGSVGRIGIKALIWFEAITTFALLFGLVVGNLVRPGAGFDIDPETLATGADAVAQKTSNGELPHTVEFLLGIIPTSAVSAFAENHLLQVLFFAVLFGLALAKVGEKAPPIVFGFIEQISEVFFTIVGWIMKLAPLAAFGAMGYIIGQYGIASLGNYALLIACCYLAAVLFIGVLAAASWLFAGVNLWKFVRYIKDELFLALGTASTEVVLPRIMVKLTHAGASRATTGLVVPTGYSFNLDGATLYLAICVLFLSQALGVDLSLGEQITALLVLMLTSKGMAGVPGSSFLALSATVAAIGHGAIPVAAVALLLGADRIMDSMRVSVNLLGNCVATFVVANWEGQLDKQRMRDVLGGKEVAPPVGPAAPEAKAAAEVEPVRS; this comes from the coding sequence ATGCCGGAGCAGACCACCGAGGTAGCGCAGCGCGCACCGATCTACCGCTCGCTGTTCTTCCAGCTGGCCGTCGCGATCGTGGCCGGCATCGTCGTGGGCTGGACGGTGCCCGACCTCGGCGCCGCCCTGAAGCCGCTCGCCGACGGTTTCATCACCCTCATCAAGATGGTGATCGCGCCGATCGTGTTCTGCACGGTCGTGATCGGGATCGCGCACGTCGGCGACCTCGGGTCGGTGGGGCGCATCGGGATCAAGGCGCTCATCTGGTTCGAGGCCATCACGACGTTCGCGCTGCTGTTCGGGCTGGTCGTGGGCAACCTCGTCCGGCCGGGCGCCGGCTTCGACATCGACCCGGAGACCCTCGCAACCGGCGCCGACGCCGTCGCCCAGAAGACCAGCAACGGCGAGCTGCCGCACACCGTGGAGTTCCTGCTCGGGATCATCCCGACGTCGGCGGTGTCGGCCTTCGCGGAGAACCACCTGCTGCAGGTGCTGTTCTTCGCGGTGCTGTTCGGGCTCGCGCTCGCCAAGGTCGGCGAGAAGGCGCCGCCGATCGTGTTCGGGTTCATCGAGCAGATCAGCGAGGTCTTCTTCACGATCGTCGGCTGGATCATGAAGCTGGCGCCGCTGGCCGCGTTCGGCGCGATGGGTTACATCATCGGCCAGTACGGGATCGCGTCGCTCGGCAACTACGCCCTGCTCATCGCCTGCTGCTACCTGGCCGCGGTGCTGTTCATCGGGGTGCTGGCCGCCGCGTCGTGGCTCTTCGCGGGGGTCAACCTGTGGAAGTTCGTCCGCTACATCAAGGACGAGCTGTTCCTCGCACTGGGAACGGCGTCCACCGAGGTCGTGCTGCCGCGGATCATGGTCAAGCTGACTCACGCGGGCGCCTCCCGCGCCACCACCGGGCTCGTGGTCCCCACCGGCTACTCGTTCAACCTGGACGGCGCCACGCTCTACCTCGCGATCTGCGTGCTGTTCCTCTCCCAGGCCCTCGGCGTGGACCTGAGCCTCGGCGAGCAGATCACAGCACTGCTCGTCCTGATGCTCACCTCGAAGGGCATGGCCGGCGTCCCCGGCTCGTCGTTCCTCGCGCTGTCGGCCACCGTGGCCGCGATCGGCCACGGCGCGATCCCGGTGGCCGCGGTGGCGCTGCTGCTCGGGGCCGACCGGATCATGGACTCGATGCGGGTCTCGGTGAACCTGCTCGGCAACTGCGTCGCGACGTTCGTGGTGGCGAACTGGGAAGGTCAGCTCGACAAGCAGCGCATGCGGGACGTGCTCGGCGGCAAGGAGGTCGCTCCGCCGGTCGGGCCGGCGGCACCGGAGGCGAAGGCCGCCGCCGAGGTCGAGCCTGTGCGGAGCTGA
- a CDS encoding SDR family NAD(P)-dependent oxidoreductase, whose translation MIDCGLTNRVVLVTGGSGGIGAAVCRAFARQGARVAVHHLAAEPAAPSGTQWEHITPPTRAAEALADELGGAAVAADLSAPDAAHRLLDDVEKALGPVAVLVNNAAHCENPDGIDDLTADGLERNYRVNAIAPALLTSELARRATPDGPPCIVNITTDAARAFPGQIGYGTSKAALEALTRASALDLGPRGIRVNAVAPGPVQTGWMSSDLVAQVEPMVPLRRVGEPADIADAAVFLASHQARWITGQVLQVAGGHAL comes from the coding sequence ATGATCGACTGCGGCCTGACGAACCGGGTGGTGCTCGTGACCGGCGGCAGCGGCGGGATCGGCGCGGCGGTGTGCCGGGCGTTCGCGCGCCAGGGTGCGCGCGTCGCCGTGCACCACCTCGCCGCGGAGCCCGCGGCGCCGTCCGGCACGCAGTGGGAGCACATCACCCCGCCGACCCGCGCGGCCGAGGCGCTCGCCGACGAGCTGGGCGGCGCCGCCGTCGCAGCCGACCTGAGCGCGCCCGACGCCGCCCACCGGCTGCTGGACGACGTCGAGAAGGCGCTCGGCCCGGTCGCCGTGCTCGTGAACAACGCGGCGCACTGCGAGAACCCGGACGGGATCGACGACCTCACCGCCGACGGCCTCGAACGCAACTACCGCGTCAACGCCATCGCCCCGGCGCTCCTCACCAGCGAGCTGGCGCGCCGGGCCACGCCGGACGGACCCCCGTGCATCGTGAACATCACGACCGACGCCGCCCGCGCCTTCCCCGGCCAGATCGGCTACGGCACGTCGAAGGCGGCCCTCGAAGCGCTGACGCGGGCGAGCGCGCTCGACCTCGGCCCCCGCGGGATCCGCGTGAACGCGGTGGCGCCGGGGCCGGTGCAGACCGGGTGGATGAGCTCGGACCTGGTCGCCCAGGTCGAGCCGATGGTGCCGCTGCGCCGGGTCGGGGAGCCCGCGGACATCGCCGACGCCGCGGTGTTCCTCGCGTCGCACCAGGCGCGTTGGATCACGGGGCAGGTGCTGCAGGTCGCGGGTGGCCACGCCCTCTGA
- a CDS encoding FAD-binding dehydrogenase: MDADVIVVGAGLAGLVATAELAAAGKKVLLLDQEPETGLGGQAFWSFGGLFLIDSPEQRRMGVRDSVDLALQDWLGTAAFDRGVDDPAGEDFWARQWATAYVDFAHSEKRAWLHGLGVRWFPVVGWAERGGGLADGHGNSVPRFHIVWGTGPGLLDPFVRQVRDAAARGLVDMRFRHRVDGLSVTDGVVDGVHGAVLEPSFAPRGTASSRTEVGEFALRAQAVIVTSGGIGGDHDLVRANWPSRLGAAPKKMISGVPEHVDGRMLGIAEGAGGRVVNRDRMWHYTEGIRNWNPIWARHGIRILAGPSSLWFDARGRRFPAPCFPGFDTLATLKAITASGHDHSWFVLTQKIIEKEFALSGSEQNPDLTGKDIRMVLSRVRPGAPAPVEAFKEHGADFVVADSLPELVAGMNKLTDEPLIDLAELEGQILARDREIENPFTKDLQVTAVHGARRYRGDRLVRTAAPHRILDPANGPLIAVQLHVLTRKTLGGLQTDLSGRVLRADSNPFPGLYAAGEVAGFGGGGVHGYASLEGTFLGGCLFSGRQAGRALSFAL, encoded by the coding sequence ATGGACGCCGACGTCATCGTCGTGGGTGCCGGCCTCGCCGGCCTGGTGGCAACCGCCGAGCTGGCCGCGGCGGGGAAGAAGGTGCTGCTGCTCGACCAGGAGCCCGAGACCGGCCTCGGCGGGCAAGCGTTCTGGTCGTTCGGCGGGCTGTTCCTGATCGACAGCCCCGAGCAGCGCCGGATGGGGGTGCGTGACTCCGTCGACCTCGCCCTGCAGGACTGGCTCGGCACCGCCGCCTTCGACCGCGGCGTCGACGACCCGGCGGGCGAGGACTTCTGGGCCCGCCAGTGGGCCACCGCCTACGTCGACTTCGCCCACTCCGAGAAGCGCGCATGGCTGCACGGCCTGGGTGTGCGCTGGTTCCCGGTGGTCGGATGGGCCGAGCGAGGCGGCGGGCTCGCCGACGGTCACGGCAACTCGGTGCCGCGCTTCCACATCGTCTGGGGCACCGGACCCGGCCTGCTGGATCCGTTCGTTCGGCAGGTGCGCGACGCCGCGGCGCGCGGGCTCGTCGACATGCGGTTCCGGCACCGGGTCGACGGGCTGTCGGTGACCGACGGCGTGGTCGACGGCGTGCACGGCGCCGTGCTCGAACCGAGCTTCGCCCCGCGCGGCACGGCCAGTTCACGCACCGAGGTCGGCGAGTTCGCGCTGCGGGCGCAGGCCGTGATCGTCACGTCCGGCGGGATCGGCGGCGACCACGATCTCGTACGCGCGAACTGGCCGTCCAGGCTGGGCGCCGCGCCGAAGAAGATGATCTCCGGGGTGCCCGAGCACGTCGACGGGCGGATGCTGGGCATCGCCGAGGGGGCCGGCGGGCGCGTGGTCAACCGCGACCGCATGTGGCACTACACCGAAGGCATCCGCAACTGGAACCCGATCTGGGCGCGGCACGGCATCCGGATCTTGGCCGGCCCGTCGTCGCTGTGGTTCGACGCGCGCGGCCGCCGGTTCCCCGCGCCGTGCTTCCCGGGCTTCGACACCCTCGCCACCCTCAAGGCGATCACGGCCAGCGGCCACGACCACTCCTGGTTCGTGCTCACGCAGAAGATCATCGAGAAGGAGTTCGCGCTCTCTGGCTCCGAGCAGAACCCGGACCTCACGGGCAAGGACATCCGCATGGTCCTCTCCCGCGTGCGACCGGGCGCACCCGCGCCGGTGGAGGCGTTCAAGGAACACGGGGCCGACTTCGTCGTGGCCGACTCACTCCCGGAGCTGGTGGCCGGGATGAACAAGCTCACCGACGAGCCGCTGATCGACCTCGCCGAGCTGGAGGGCCAGATCCTCGCGCGTGACCGCGAGATCGAGAACCCGTTCACCAAGGACCTGCAGGTCACCGCCGTGCACGGCGCCCGGCGCTACCGCGGCGACCGGCTCGTCCGCACCGCGGCCCCGCACAGGATCCTCGATCCCGCGAACGGCCCGCTGATCGCCGTGCAGCTGCACGTGCTCACCCGCAAGACGCTCGGCGGCCTGCAGACCGACCTGTCCGGCCGGGTCCTGCGCGCCGACTCGAACCCGTTCCCCGGCCTGTACGCCGCGGGCGAGGTGGCCGGCTTCGGCGGCGGGGGCGTGCACGGCTACGCCTCCCTGGAGGGCACGTTCCTTGGCGGCTGCCTCTTCTCGGGCCGTCAGGCGGGCCGAGCGCTCTCCTTCGCCCTCTGA
- a CDS encoding alpha/beta fold hydrolase — translation MPWDGFEDGRVTVGEAEYAVTVGGHGPPLLLLHGFPQTHACWSGVAPALARKHTVVAPDLRGYGASRAPAGGPRGEGYTKREMAGELVELMARLGHERFAVVGHDRGARVAYRMGLDHPRVDRMAVLNVVPTFDQFARMGGGPSLGYWPWFLLAQPAPFPERLLGADPAALLDHVFDTWTSRPGAIDPQQRAEYLAAATPDTIAAMCGDYRASFHLDRAHDAADREAGRRITAPLLVVTGADETQLADAPDVWAAWADDVTAARVPGGHFVPEEAPEELVAVLAPFFDGEGS, via the coding sequence GTGCCGTGGGATGGGTTCGAGGACGGGCGGGTCACCGTCGGCGAAGCCGAGTACGCCGTCACCGTGGGCGGCCACGGGCCGCCGCTCCTGCTGCTGCACGGATTCCCGCAGACGCACGCGTGCTGGTCCGGCGTCGCGCCCGCGCTGGCCCGGAAGCACACCGTCGTGGCCCCCGACCTGCGCGGATACGGCGCGTCCCGCGCGCCGGCGGGTGGGCCGCGGGGCGAGGGCTACACCAAGCGCGAGATGGCGGGGGAGCTCGTCGAGCTGATGGCGCGGCTGGGCCACGAGCGGTTCGCCGTGGTGGGGCACGACCGCGGCGCGCGCGTCGCCTACCGGATGGGCCTCGACCATCCGCGGGTCGACCGGATGGCGGTGCTGAACGTCGTTCCGACGTTCGACCAGTTCGCGCGGATGGGCGGCGGGCCGTCGCTGGGGTACTGGCCGTGGTTCCTGCTGGCGCAGCCCGCGCCGTTCCCCGAGCGGCTGCTCGGTGCCGACCCGGCCGCGCTGCTGGACCACGTGTTCGACACCTGGACGAGCCGCCCCGGCGCGATCGACCCACAGCAGCGGGCCGAGTACCTCGCCGCGGCCACCCCGGACACGATCGCGGCGATGTGCGGCGACTACCGCGCCAGCTTCCACCTCGACCGCGCGCACGACGCCGCCGACCGCGAGGCGGGACGCCGGATCACCGCGCCGCTCCTCGTCGTCACCGGCGCGGACGAGACCCAGCTGGCGGACGCCCCCGACGTCTGGGCCGCGTGGGCCGACGACGTCACGGCGGCTCGTGTGCCGGGCGGCCACTTCGTCCCCGAGGAGGCGCCGGAGGAGCTGGTGGCCGTGCTCGCGCCGTTCTTCGATGGGGAAGGTTCCTGA
- a CDS encoding GNAT family N-acetyltransferase, producing MFADDELYRRGTATLLASWAEYARGATGAALHRLPGIAAAVFPSGPERSVYNNALLDRGLPAGERASAIEAMEAAYVTAGVDRFAAWVHEEDPAMRRDLERHGYTVDETTCAMGVALDGLQVSRSDAALGPADWSEYLRLLDVPPGLLTGADDTAFHVLVARLDGSSVATGMAFDHDNDCGIYNVTTLPPARRRGLATALTSRLLLDARARGCRTASLQSTEMAERVYGAIGFRDLGRILEYVPPRRSASARPA from the coding sequence GTGTTCGCCGATGACGAGCTCTACCGTCGTGGCACCGCGACCCTGCTCGCGTCATGGGCGGAGTACGCCAGAGGGGCGACCGGCGCGGCGTTGCATCGCCTGCCGGGGATCGCCGCGGCCGTCTTCCCCAGTGGCCCCGAGCGCTCGGTCTACAACAACGCGCTTCTGGACAGGGGCCTGCCCGCGGGAGAGCGCGCCTCGGCCATCGAGGCCATGGAGGCCGCGTACGTCACGGCCGGGGTGGATCGCTTCGCCGCCTGGGTGCACGAGGAGGACCCGGCGATGCGCCGCGATCTCGAACGGCATGGCTACACCGTCGACGAGACCACCTGCGCGATGGGTGTCGCGCTCGACGGCCTGCAGGTTTCCCGGTCCGATGCCGCACTCGGGCCGGCCGACTGGTCGGAGTACCTGCGGTTGCTCGACGTGCCGCCAGGGCTGCTCACCGGTGCCGATGACACCGCGTTCCACGTACTGGTCGCCCGGCTGGACGGCTCGTCGGTCGCGACAGGGATGGCGTTCGACCACGACAACGACTGCGGGATCTACAACGTCACCACCTTGCCGCCGGCCCGCAGGCGCGGGTTGGCGACGGCACTGACCTCCCGCCTCCTGCTCGACGCGCGCGCCCGAGGGTGCCGGACGGCAAGCCTGCAATCGACGGAGATGGCCGAGCGGGTCTACGGCGCGATCGGCTTCCGCGACCTCGGCCGGATCCTGGAGTACGTGCCTCCGCGTCGGAGCGCAAGTGCGCGGCCGGCCTGA
- a CDS encoding 2'-5' RNA ligase family protein, with protein sequence MESTLSAVVVPVPEAEPRVGALRAALDPSAALGVPAHVTILYPFVPPAAIDDGVLATLGEVFAAVPAFEVGFSKVSWFGEESMWWAPEPAEPFVALTRAVSARFGLLPYEGAHAGITPHLTIGHGAPIERLRAAEAEVAAGPPVGATVRTAVLMTGSRAAASWTTMAELPLGEG encoded by the coding sequence GTGGAGAGCACCCTCAGCGCCGTCGTCGTCCCCGTGCCCGAAGCCGAGCCCCGCGTGGGCGCCCTGCGCGCCGCGTTGGACCCGTCCGCCGCGCTCGGCGTGCCCGCGCACGTGACGATCCTGTACCCGTTCGTCCCGCCTGCCGCCATCGACGACGGCGTGCTGGCCACGCTCGGCGAGGTGTTCGCCGCTGTGCCGGCGTTCGAGGTCGGGTTCTCGAAGGTGAGCTGGTTCGGCGAGGAGAGCATGTGGTGGGCGCCGGAGCCTGCCGAGCCGTTCGTGGCGCTGACCCGTGCGGTGTCCGCCCGGTTCGGGCTACTCCCGTACGAGGGCGCGCATGCCGGCATCACGCCCCACCTGACCATCGGGCACGGGGCGCCGATCGAGCGGCTGCGCGCCGCGGAGGCCGAGGTCGCCGCCGGGCCGCCGGTGGGCGCGACCGTGCGGACCGCCGTGCTCATGACCGGCTCGCGGGCGGCGGCGTCGTGGACGACGATGGCCGAGCTCCCGCTCGGCGAGGGATGA
- a CDS encoding GNAT family N-acetyltransferase, which yields MITCSPRLHPTDDLTGRKVRLREIDPADHHTLIRFDREAARVPRTARYQHWAAHRADVAEIDDDIQFAIETLHGRMLVGSMWTVRTDTDAGRFSYGIGIGPQHRRCGYASDAITALLAHMFGERRYRTCEVGIHGRNVASRTLHGGLGFREDSRGRGIVRMSIAAHRFAELHPALAVSRPAHPGRGRHWRQTRGQHRHPQRWR from the coding sequence ATGATCACGTGCTCGCCCCGCCTGCATCCGACCGATGACCTGACGGGGCGGAAGGTGCGGCTACGCGAGATCGATCCGGCGGACCACCACACATTGATCAGATTTGATCGGGAAGCCGCCCGGGTCCCGAGAACCGCCAGGTACCAGCACTGGGCGGCGCATCGGGCGGACGTCGCCGAGATCGACGACGACATCCAGTTCGCGATCGAGACGTTGCACGGCCGGATGCTGGTCGGGTCGATGTGGACTGTCCGGACCGACACCGACGCGGGCCGCTTCAGCTACGGGATCGGGATCGGCCCGCAGCACCGCCGCTGCGGTTACGCCAGCGACGCCATCACCGCCCTGCTCGCCCACATGTTCGGGGAACGCCGCTACCGGACGTGCGAGGTCGGCATCCACGGCCGGAACGTCGCGTCGCGGACGCTGCACGGCGGCCTCGGCTTCCGCGAGGACAGCCGCGGGCGCGGCATCGTGCGGATGAGCATCGCCGCGCACCGGTTCGCCGAGCTCCACCCGGCGCTCGCCGTGTCGCGACCCGCCCACCCCGGCAGAGGGCGGCACTGGCGCCAGACGCGGGGGCAACACCGGCACCCCCAGCGGTGGCGCTGA
- a CDS encoding GNAT family N-acetyltransferase, whose protein sequence is MEDFATLDGAFTLRQAVPADLPAVVALLAADQLGVHREAADDLAPYRVAFDAITADPAHLLLVADDTTRVVGTMQLSFIPGLARRGAMRAQIEAVRVHEDVRSRGLGAWMIGWAIDEARRRGCALVQLTTDKRRTDAHRFYERLGFVASHEGMKLAL, encoded by the coding sequence ATGGAGGATTTCGCGACGCTCGACGGCGCCTTCACGCTCCGGCAGGCGGTGCCCGCCGACCTGCCCGCAGTCGTGGCGCTGCTCGCCGCCGACCAGCTGGGCGTCCACCGCGAGGCGGCGGACGATCTGGCGCCGTACCGGGTGGCGTTCGACGCGATCACGGCCGATCCGGCGCACCTGCTCCTCGTCGCCGACGACACCACCCGCGTGGTCGGCACGATGCAGCTCAGCTTCATCCCCGGCCTCGCGCGGCGGGGAGCGATGCGGGCGCAGATCGAGGCGGTCCGGGTGCACGAGGACGTCCGCAGCCGCGGGTTGGGCGCATGGATGATCGGCTGGGCGATCGACGAGGCGCGGCGCCGCGGCTGCGCGCTCGTCCAGCTCACCACCGACAAGCGCCGCACCGACGCCCACCGGTTCTACGAGCGCCTCGGGTTCGTGGCGTCCCACGAGGGCATGAAGCTCGCGCTCTAG
- a CDS encoding MFS transporter has translation MAPRRARTAVSVVFLVCGAAFATWAARVPAAQERLGLTEGELAIGLFGLAAGSVLALVGAGALVTLIGSKRTSIVGATVLCAGLPAVAAAPDLALFVAALAVLGAGNSLLDVAMNAHAARVEDAYGRPIFAGFHAFWNIGGLAGSGVAAALAAADVPIGVHFPIAAAVLVGAALAATAAFLPGTDPGSDGPAFSLPSRALVPLGVIAFCGFLAEGTVNDWSAVLLTSGSGASESVASLGYFAFSIAMIGIRLVADRLVSRAGAVPVTRVAAAVTVVGFAVVVVAPVPAVGVAGFAVVGLGVAAIVPVAWSVAAQKEPQAPGRAIAAVATCGYLGFLVGPVLVGALASAIGLAGAVAVAGAAALVVLLLAPSLRVAARLPG, from the coding sequence GTGGCTCCCCGGCGCGCACGGACCGCTGTCTCGGTCGTCTTCCTCGTGTGCGGGGCGGCCTTCGCCACGTGGGCGGCCCGCGTCCCGGCCGCACAGGAGCGGCTCGGCCTCACCGAGGGTGAGCTGGCCATCGGCCTGTTCGGGCTGGCCGCGGGGTCGGTGCTCGCGCTCGTCGGTGCGGGCGCGCTCGTCACGCTGATCGGCAGCAAACGGACCAGCATCGTCGGCGCCACGGTCCTGTGCGCCGGGCTACCCGCCGTCGCGGCAGCCCCGGACCTTGCGCTCTTCGTCGCCGCCCTCGCCGTGCTCGGCGCCGGCAACAGCCTGCTCGACGTCGCCATGAACGCCCACGCCGCCCGTGTCGAGGACGCGTACGGGCGCCCGATCTTCGCCGGGTTCCACGCGTTCTGGAACATCGGCGGCCTCGCAGGCTCCGGCGTCGCCGCCGCACTGGCGGCCGCCGACGTGCCGATCGGCGTGCACTTCCCGATCGCGGCCGCCGTCCTGGTCGGCGCGGCGCTCGCCGCGACGGCCGCGTTCCTCCCCGGCACCGACCCCGGCTCGGACGGACCCGCCTTCTCGCTCCCGAGCCGCGCCCTCGTGCCGCTCGGCGTGATCGCGTTCTGCGGGTTCCTCGCGGAGGGAACGGTCAACGACTGGAGCGCGGTGCTCCTGACCAGCGGCTCGGGCGCGTCGGAGTCCGTCGCGTCGCTGGGCTACTTCGCGTTCTCCATCGCGATGATCGGCATCCGGCTGGTGGCGGACCGGCTCGTCTCCCGCGCGGGTGCCGTACCGGTCACGCGGGTGGCGGCCGCGGTCACGGTCGTGGGCTTCGCGGTCGTGGTCGTCGCCCCGGTGCCTGCGGTGGGCGTCGCCGGGTTCGCGGTGGTCGGCCTGGGTGTCGCGGCGATCGTGCCGGTGGCGTGGAGCGTGGCCGCGCAGAAGGAGCCGCAGGCGCCGGGGCGGGCGATCGCAGCGGTGGCGACCTGCGGCTACCTGGGCTTCCTCGTCGGGCCGGTCCTCGTCGGCGCCCTCGCGTCCGCGATCGGCCTCGCCGGTGCGGTCGCCGTGGCCGGGGCGGCGGCGCTCGTGGTGCTCCTCCTCGCACCGTCGCTGCGGGTCGCTGCGAGACTCCCCGGATGA
- a CDS encoding GDSL-type esterase/lipase family protein, giving the protein MTISADRRVCFIGDSYVAGVGDPEHRGWVGRVVAGWPVTAYNLGVRRDTTEDVRKRLPAETGVRWVVGCDNRLVVSFGVNDTTEVDGAVRVAPERSVANLRGIADDMAAQGVPLLVIGPAPVADAEQNDRIEELDALFDEAVFPYVSVFGALAVERDWMRAVTLGDGAHPGAEGYALLAELVLPAWEDWLR; this is encoded by the coding sequence ATGACGATCAGCGCGGACCGGCGGGTCTGCTTCATCGGCGACTCGTACGTCGCGGGTGTCGGCGATCCCGAGCACAGGGGATGGGTCGGCCGGGTCGTTGCGGGATGGCCCGTCACGGCCTACAACCTGGGGGTCCGCCGCGACACGACCGAGGACGTCCGGAAGCGCCTGCCTGCGGAGACGGGGGTGCGCTGGGTCGTGGGCTGCGACAACCGCCTCGTCGTCTCGTTCGGGGTGAACGACACCACCGAGGTCGACGGCGCCGTCCGCGTCGCGCCCGAACGGAGCGTGGCCAATCTGCGCGGCATCGCCGACGACATGGCGGCACAGGGCGTCCCGCTGCTCGTGATCGGTCCGGCGCCGGTGGCCGACGCCGAGCAGAACGACCGGATCGAGGAGCTCGACGCTCTCTTCGACGAGGCCGTGTTCCCGTACGTGAGCGTGTTCGGCGCGCTCGCGGTCGAGCGCGACTGGATGCGCGCGGTCACCCTCGGCGACGGCGCCCACCCCGGCGCGGAGGGCTACGCCCTGCTCGCCGAGCTCGTGCTGCCCGCATGGGAAGACTGGCTCCGCTAG
- a CDS encoding patatin family protein yields MGGTRRVGTRDSPRRDVALARLAGDDEVLRALLRRRAAGSRADGNRIALAVSGGGMRGAYAGGMVHALTDAGLAPFFDVVYGSSAGAFVGAGLLLGSGHGSAAIFHEDMARREFIDPRRFPLRPLVSLDHLLDDVLVHSKPLDWDRLRDSPAPLRVIATALDDLAPHVLEPTTSAEWKLALRATASIPLLAGPAVELHGRRWIDGSVGEPLPVLRALTEGATHVLALFTRAASELRRGDPGGPAGWARALDRLAPGLGHMAQETRRHAPVLAVLEDAAHPSRDGAHLLAVLPQRDEGVRGLTTDVARVERAAQAGYGAVVAALARVRDPRVE; encoded by the coding sequence GTGGGCGGGACACGGCGGGTCGGAACGCGCGACTCGCCGCGTCGGGACGTCGCACTCGCCCGGTTGGCCGGCGACGACGAGGTGCTGCGTGCTCTGCTGCGGCGGCGGGCGGCCGGCAGCAGGGCCGACGGGAACCGGATCGCGCTGGCCGTGAGCGGCGGCGGGATGCGCGGCGCGTACGCGGGTGGGATGGTGCACGCGCTCACCGACGCCGGGCTGGCCCCGTTCTTCGACGTGGTCTACGGCAGCTCCGCGGGGGCGTTCGTCGGCGCGGGGCTGCTGCTGGGCAGCGGACACGGGTCGGCGGCGATCTTCCACGAGGACATGGCGCGCCGGGAGTTCATCGACCCGCGCCGGTTCCCGCTCCGCCCGCTGGTGTCGCTGGACCACCTGCTCGACGACGTGCTCGTCCACTCGAAACCGCTCGACTGGGATCGACTGCGGGACTCACCCGCGCCGCTGCGCGTGATCGCCACCGCGCTCGACGACCTGGCGCCGCACGTCCTCGAGCCGACTACGTCGGCGGAGTGGAAGCTCGCACTGCGGGCCACCGCGTCGATCCCACTCCTCGCAGGCCCCGCCGTCGAGCTGCACGGACGGCGCTGGATCGACGGCTCGGTCGGCGAGCCGCTGCCGGTGCTGCGCGCGCTCACCGAAGGGGCGACGCACGTCCTCGCACTGTTCACGCGGGCGGCGTCGGAACTGCGGCGCGGCGATCCGGGCGGGCCTGCCGGCTGGGCGCGCGCCCTCGACCGGCTCGCACCCGGTCTCGGCCACATGGCGCAGGAGACCCGGCGGCACGCCCCCGTGCTCGCCGTGCTCGAGGACGCCGCGCACCCCTCGCGCGACGGCGCCCACCTGCTGGCAGTGCTCCCGCAGCGCGACGAGGGGGTTCGCGGTCTCACCACCGACGTCGCCCGTGTCGAGCGGGCCGCACAGGCGGGTTACGGTGCGGTCGTCGCCGCCCTCGCCCGCGTGAGGGACCCGCGGGTCGAGTAG